In Mycobacterium sp. JS623, one genomic interval encodes:
- a CDS encoding VOC family protein — translation MSISLLGISFDAVDATGLAYFWAQALHRTVDDGATEDFASIAAGADGQRAPLLMFHKVPEGKTVKNRLHFDLQAADVRAEADRLMGLGAKEIRSLADNDNRWISFIDPEGNEFDLVAR, via the coding sequence ATGAGCATCTCGCTACTGGGCATCAGCTTTGACGCCGTTGACGCCACTGGACTCGCCTACTTTTGGGCTCAGGCCTTACATCGCACCGTCGACGACGGCGCCACCGAAGACTTCGCGTCGATCGCCGCGGGGGCCGACGGCCAGCGCGCTCCCTTGCTGATGTTTCACAAGGTTCCCGAGGGCAAGACGGTCAAGAACCGTCTGCACTTCGACCTGCAGGCCGCCGACGTACGGGCCGAAGCCGACCGGCTGATGGGGCTGGGCGCCAAAGAGATCCGATCGCTGGCCGACAACGACAACCGGTGGATCAGCTTCATCGACCCTGAAGGCAACGAGTTCGACCTCGTCGCCCGCTGA
- a CDS encoding SRPBCC family protein: MTGYGFWLHEQIRAYDAPRNCADDVVRSFPASQHEGGSVTCTPSGDGTHVVWVSGYTVPGSRGRQAGRVLTAPLISFNLRAILAGCAKALES, translated from the coding sequence GTGACCGGATATGGCTTTTGGCTGCACGAACAGATCAGGGCCTACGACGCGCCCCGGAACTGCGCCGATGACGTTGTTCGATCGTTCCCGGCCTCACAACACGAGGGCGGATCGGTCACGTGCACTCCGTCTGGCGACGGCACCCATGTCGTTTGGGTGAGTGGCTACACGGTCCCCGGCTCGCGGGGGCGGCAAGCTGGTCGAGTACTCACCGCGCCCCTGATCTCGTTTAACCTGCGCGCGATACTCGCTGGCTGCGCGAAGGCGCTGGAGAGCTAG